The sequence below is a genomic window from Chaetodon trifascialis isolate fChaTrf1 chromosome 18, fChaTrf1.hap1, whole genome shotgun sequence.
ACACCAACATTTCCAGCTAACTAAAACTAGAACTACGCGACCTACGACCTACCAAAGTTGTCCGAGAGATCATTTCCCAAATACTTTTAAGGACACTGATGTCAAAAAAGATGCTCATTCataatgtgaaaacacaatTCCCTGTCAAAGTATCCATATAAAGCACTTGCGTAGCATACTGTGTGCTCTTCCCTTTACTGTGGCACAAACAGCCAAGTAGAGACAATCTGTGGGGTAGTGCAGCTCTGTGGGGACAATGTGATGGCAaaaactgtatatatatatatatgtatttttttatgtcCTTGAAACCCATATGACATTAATGATGTAACCATGCTGCTGTGATTCTAGGTTTTGTCATATGCTGAAACCCTGGCATCACTCCAAGCTGGCGAGGAGGACTTAACCCTGGTTTTCCCAAGTCCTTTTCCCAAAGCTCACACCAGGTTTGGGATTTCTTTGATCTGTGTCCAGCTTGTTGCCGGAGTTAAGAAGCTAAGAAACGGCCATCCCTACATACAGATTCAGGTCAGTAGACTAGAGGTCTGTTTTTCAGCTGGAGGTTAATTGAGGGCAACTTTCTTTACTCACAAACTGCTGAAAGTGAATGCAATTGTGCATTAAACAGCCTTTTACTCAGAGTTGCGCTTAAGCAACACAGCCAAAATCTTTCACCCTTTTATCTTCTCTCATTTAGAGGAACTCTATAGTGCCATTAACTGACAGTCCTAAAGCCTTTACTACATGCAGATACAAGCATTACAGATAGTGACAAAGTTGTTAGGCCTGAGCGGCGGTGCAGCTTTTGTAACATTCCTAATGCAGAAAGATTTCACTTTTAATGTTAACATATTTCTAAAAGTTTTATACATCAACTTGATGCTGTTTCTACAAACAGCGTTAAAATCCAGCATCGTCAGTACCTTTAGGCTTGCACATTATACAATGGCTATATGCAGCCTTACAATTTAAGGCTACTCTCTGACCAAACCATTCAAAGACACTCACAGATTGGCAAATTTTAGACATCTTTTGCAACAATACGTTTGAAAAACCTGATAAACCCTTTTGAATCTGAAAGGGATTTTCATGTTTGTACAGTGCAACTGAAAGTAACAAACATGGCTAATTCAAAAATGAAGCCAGCACCAGTCTAAACATACTGAAGCACAACTGTATTTGTAGTATGTCAGCTTGTACCATGCTGTGACAGGGTTAAAAAATACTTGAGGAAGAAAGAGCATCCGCTGGATAAGTAGTCAAGtgtgaaaatgagcaaaaatctGGTTAACATGGAAATCACAGGCTGGCCATCTTCACTTGTTATACAATGACGCCTTTCTATTTGACTAATTGCATAGTATAAAAGCAGAATGATGTTCTCATTTGCGGTCTGATCATACTGAAAAAGAGGGGACGATTGCACAAACTTGACAGGTAATAAAATGCAAAAGATGTTCAAAATTGGTCAGTCTGCAGAAAGCTTCAAATTTGATCTCAAAACTTCATTGTAGCAATACTTGTTCCATCTTTTAAATGTACAATTTAGTGGAGAGAAATTAAAGGAATTTTTCTATTTCAGAGTggaattttgtttttcttaatcgCAGATGGTAAATTTATGGAAACACTCTCTACTTGTACAGCTGGATGTCACACTTGAACATACATCACCATGCATGTCTAATGTCTGCACTTCACGTATGCAACTAAGATACCTTGGCTGTATACCTCTGCTGTTTTTTGGCAGTAGATTATGTGCAGGCCTACGTTTCTGGAAGTGGAGCCTTCTAAGACCAGCGAAAAAACCCAGAACAGTGGAATGGAGGACTTAACAGTGACAGAGTCACCTGGACACAAATCAAGAGCCACCAGAACCAATCATCTCAAAACTGTGGTTGTCTGTAAACCTTGTTTAAATCTCTTAACTGAACACAAAAGTGCAAATTGCTACCACTGTCCTATCTCTGTGTCCTCAGTAGTGCTTCTCCTGCAGATAATCTTTCATCTTGTTAGGTAAGGGCAGTTTCTGGATCAGGTCTATCCTTGTGTATTGTCTAATGACAAAGCGACAAAGATACTGCAGGGAGCGCACTTGCATAAACCGAGATACTGGGTTGGTTAGTCTGACAGGGTAGGTTGCAGACCCTGGTAAGCGAGACCTGGAATAGCAAAAAGCTCCATTCTCTGAGTCTTTGATAGAGTGTTCAATTAAGTCAACGATGGATGTGTGTCCCTCCACATCAGGCTGCTCATAGAAGCTGAAGCGTCCATTGGAGTGTTCAATCCGGGTGTGGAGGGTTTTGCTCTGGGACCTGAAACTCAGGCTGAGAAGGTACCTGTCGTCTGAGCTGTCTCTGACCAGGAATGAACCATCAGCCAAGTTGACCAGcttttcctctgcctcccaGCGTGTGATGGGGCCCCAGTACCAGCCCTGCCTTGCCAGCTTCTTCAACTCCTCTGTCAGACTGGTGACGACCATGGGCCCGCTGCTCTGGACTGAGTCGTAGACCCGACTGACCCCAGGAGCTGAATTCGGGTCAAAGTTGAGGTGGTGTCTTACCCTCTCAGCAACCTGGCTGTCTGAAGAGCTGAACCCTGAAAAAGTCCTGGGAATATGTCCATTACTTGTTATGGGCGGCAGGAGCggagagaggggaggtgggACCTCTACTCGAGAGCTTTGGAGCATCACACCAGCAGAACCGATGAGAAGACTATTCACTGAGGTTTCCATGAAGAGATCCGGAGGCAGCCCACTAACCAGTTCATGTTCCTCCTGCCCCTGGTCTGTGTGGAGGGATCCATTGTCCGCTTCAGTCACCACCTCCATAGGAGAGGAGCTGTCCAGGCAGAAGGAGTGGGACCCTTCCGGGTACATTCCCTCATCTAAAGGCATTGTGTACTGGATGTAGTCCTGGGGAGTCAACCCCAGCACCACAGgcacatcattttcatcaatATTTAGATGCAGCTCACCGTTCTGTGGCTGCTGGAGATTCTTTAAGGATTCTGCTTGGTCCTGAAAGAGCCCTTCCATCTGGTAATCATGAAATTCTTTACGGACACCATTTAAGTTGGGACTTGGGCTGGGAGAGTGAACCATGGCTTTAACCTTTACCTCCATCTTGATACACGCCTCATCAGAGTTGACTGACCGCAGAGGCCATGGTGAGGGGCTATAATGGTGACTCCGTAGGGATGCAGATCTCAGGGGTCTCTGGGCTTTCACCTCGTTGAAGCTGATGGGCACAGATGAGGATGAGAAGGTGTCGTCATCATCCACTGAGCCTATGGCAGAGGAGCTGCCTTTCACTTTTACCTTCTGCTTGGCAGACAGCCTCCTCTTTAGTGATCCCATCAGGCCCTCACTCTTTGAGCGGCCCTTATTCTGGCCCCCTTTGTCCTCTTCACCACCAAGGTCACAGCCAGAAAGCTCTTTGGTGTAGCAGCCCCCAAAAAGTGACTCTTCCTTAGAAAACTCTGTAGTCACCGAGGGCTGCTGGAGCATGACAAAGTCACCCTCCTCTTTGCCCTTTATGCTGAGGGACTTGCGGATGGTCTTAAGGCTTATCTTCTTCATTCTGACAGGCCCTCCAAAGTGGGGGCATGGGATGGCTCTCCTTGTATCCTGATGAAAGTACTATCCACAGTGTCCTCCCATCAGGCCACACGAAACAAGTCATGCATACAGTGGAGCCATCAAaccctgcaggaaaaaaaaaaaacaacatgttttatgtttagtCTTGCAATGTTTCAGAAAGCAACACACATATCACAGCACACTGAGAAGATTTAGCAACAGAATATTTTTTGTTGAGGCAGCAACTAACAATCACTTTAGATATgattaacaacaaaaataatttctcaattaatcattttatcTACAAATAAGTCAGAAATCATAAACGCCAATTGGAATTTCGTGAAACCTAATATAAAGTTatcaaatgtctcattttctcaGGCCAACAGTCAAAAAGCTCAAGACatagacagacaaagaaaaacagtgaatcCTCACAGATGAGAAGCAGGAAcctgaaaatgtttgacattttagtttGAAAAATGAACCAGATTAGTCAGTTATTGAAATAGATTATATTTCTGTTGACTGAgtaatcgtttcagctctaaacTCTGTACTCTCAGCACCACAGATTTAAACAATGACTGTGAGATCAAAGTGCTGACTTACAggtgaaatgttatttttccatCCATGCTGTGTGCAAATTGTGGCCCTTCTACATTACAGTCCCTGATCTTAAAGGGGACAATTTTATTAAGaaaaattacacaaataaaacacaaaaccattGTGTTCAATATCTTTTTGCAAACCCTTTTATCATTGACTGCTTTAAGTTTATGATCCACAGTCATCAACAGATGCTTGGTATTTTCCCATGTCATGCTCTGTTAGGcctgtgcttctgctgctgtttatccCTTTAAACTCTTGGGTTTtttcagcctgtgtgtttaGGATCACTTGCCTGGTACATTGTTTACTATGGACAATGTATAAAACTGGCTACAGTTCCTCCACTGCTCCCCCAATACAGATGTAAACACCTTCAAAGAGCCATATAATTGGAAGCCTGCATTTCTACCTCGCAGCcattattaatttaaaaaacaatgtatcaagcaacagaaaatgtgtcactGCACAAATATTCGCTGACCACACTGTATTACAGTCATAATCTTACGAAGTGAATAACAATCTGTGgagaaatacataaataaataaagctttggCAAATAAAGACTAACAGAATCTAAAGACATGTGCCACTTAAAGCACCTAAATAAAGCTGCTTGATAATCAAGACAGCTGCAATCTGATTACTCACCATTATGTGCAGGAAAATGGTGACTCAGTTGGATGGGTCAAGTTCCACTTCCACCACCTTTCATTTGATGCtatgaaaaacaaaggcagctCGTTTGAAAAGTTCAACACTTCTGATTTAAACAGATGTTGTAAGGGAACAACACATAACACGTAGATATATACTcatcacatgaaacaaacactaTGTTAATAAAGCCAGCGTTAGCATGGCTTGTCCTGACCTGGCAAGGCCTACGGACACAACAGCATGTCTTTAGCTTAGCTGCGCTTGTCAGTGTGTGACTTTGATGGCAATATGGTGAAACTGTGCGCTCCAACTACGACTCAGTTGCTACATTTATAATAATATGGTAATAAGAAACAAAATAAGGTTATTCGACATAAATTCCTCATTTAATAGATGCTGGGTTGCTTGTATGCTAACATCAAATGGCTAACAACCAGTTAGTTTGTTAGCACAGATCTTACTTTCAAAGTAAACTTGTATCTGcgaatatttttcaaaatatgcACATTATATTGTCTCTTACCCGGTTACTTCTGCTTGTCTTACTAGGCGAAATAACCCAGAGGTGTTGGCATTTGTCTTGGTCAACACGTTGATGAAACGCTCGCCCCTTAACGATtgttggctaacgttagctcggctaatgttagcttactACCTTAGCCCATCAGCTAGCTTTGTTAACGTTTGTAGAAAACATCACCGTTAGCTTCTCTTCAGTCAGCTTCTGCGCCCAAACCAAAGTACGAAGCGTCGATGTGGCCGGATTTGGTCCTTCTCTAACAGTGCGGGTGGACATTGCCGACTAGAATGACACAGTGCGGTGGCATTTTTCTGTCTAGGTTAGCTAACACTTTGTAGCTTACGgcctcttcctttcttcctttgttGCCTGTTGAATTGTGCGAGCAGATTCAGATGCAGCGAAGCAGCCACacagagcagccacagcaaGTTTTCACATCCCAGAGGCAGAGGCGACCCAAACACCCAGTGATCATGTGCACGTTTTCACGAAATCAatgaaaaaatagaaacacatacaaaaacagaCCTAATCTGTGACATATGCTCACATTTAATGTTAATGAAAAgcatgttttgtatttattaaaTTAGGTTAGAGAAGAGGATTTGTTCATTTGATCACATAAAGAACAAAATTTGGGGTCAATGAAGTGAATAAATAATCTCTCTAAAACAACCAtgaactaaataaataaataaatatataataggcctagataataaataaaaacatatagtGTCAGTCAGTGGTTGGTATTATAACACAGCATTTATTGTCTTCAGTGTTTAAGCAAAGAGGATGTAAAACTGTCCCAGTGCATACCAGTACATAAAAATTCAGTACACACAGGCCATTACAAAGGAGACATGAGTGTGTTTCACCACGGAAAAAGAGATTGAACAGGAATAATAGTCAAATTCAGTTCCCTCATAATAGCAGGGGCAAAAACCATCTCCCTGTGTCACATGAAATTATTAGATATGCAGTCCTTGAaatcatttagcatttttccaAATGACTGAGGATTATTTTGGTTATTTTGGCTGTCAAACTCCCCCAGAGAGTGACTTTAAAATGCGTGATCCAGGTCTTGAATGTTTTTTGTGGAGAAATGTGATGCTGAAATCACGAGTTGTGTAGTTCTGTAGCAGTCAGTGTCTGAAGACAGCTGCTGCTTGTGAAGCAGAATTTTTAACTATGGGTTAAAGCGAAGTttccttttcattgttttcGGCTTGTTTCCGTATGATTCAAGTTTCAAATACAGACTATAACTATCCCCATGTGCAATAATCAGGATTAAATTTTCCACTACAGATATCAGATCACTGTAGAACTATCAACCACTACACCACTCCCACCCCCAAAAGCTGTCTGTGCTCAGCCTTTACGCAGGGAGGTCTTTCTAATTTGTATTCCAGAGACATCAAGTTGGCTCACCAagtattttcatgtatttgatGCGGCAACTAAAACTTGAACTCTGAAATGTTACATTGGTTGCCTAATTAGTGTCAGTATTGTTTTAAAGTAGATTGTGTTTACCACTGCCAGGCTAATTTGGTCCATATACTGAACATTACATTGTTT
It includes:
- the LOC139346492 gene encoding suppressor of cytokine signaling 6 produces the protein MKKISLKTIRKSLSIKGKEEGDFVMLQQPSVTTEFSKEESLFGGCYTKELSGCDLGGEEDKGGQNKGRSKSEGLMGSLKRRLSAKQKVKVKGSSSAIGSVDDDDTFSSSSVPISFNEVKAQRPLRSASLRSHHYSPSPWPLRSVNSDEACIKMEVKVKAMVHSPSPSPNLNGVRKEFHDYQMEGLFQDQAESLKNLQQPQNGELHLNIDENDVPVVLGLTPQDYIQYTMPLDEGMYPEGSHSFCLDSSSPMEVVTEADNGSLHTDQGQEEHELVSGLPPDLFMETSVNSLLIGSAGVMLQSSRVEVPPPLSPLLPPITSNGHIPRTFSGFSSSDSQVAERVRHHLNFDPNSAPGVSRVYDSVQSSGPMVVTSLTEELKKLARQGWYWGPITRWEAEEKLVNLADGSFLVRDSSDDRYLLSLSFRSQSKTLHTRIEHSNGRFSFYEQPDVEGHTSIVDLIEHSIKDSENGAFCYSRSRLPGSATYPVRLTNPVSRFMQVRSLQYLCRFVIRQYTRIDLIQKLPLPNKMKDYLQEKHY